One region of Chloroflexota bacterium genomic DNA includes:
- a CDS encoding diacylglyceryl transferase translates to MLPYIHIGPVMLQLPGLALLLGLWLGLEVASRQALRLRLSGETISNLVLLGLLGGVVGARLGYAARYPEAFVKAPLSLLALNPQTLDAATGLVVGLAVAWLYAQRKHLPFRPTLDALAPGLAVMALFVGVAHVLSGDAYGMPTSLPWGVTLWGARRHPTQVYEVLLSAGVLVAIWRLSRQSRGDGTLFLATAGLLAAVRMFVEAFRGDSVTIWGGVRVAEIVAWLVLLAALWLYPRWRASYSQEALQEGHASQPRQPARRRGRSGRRNKA, encoded by the coding sequence ATGTTGCCTTATATTCACATTGGGCCTGTGATGTTGCAATTGCCCGGCCTGGCGCTGTTGTTGGGTTTATGGCTGGGACTGGAAGTTGCCTCCCGGCAGGCATTGCGTTTACGGCTTTCGGGAGAAACCATCAGCAACCTGGTGCTTTTAGGGTTGCTCGGGGGCGTGGTGGGGGCGCGCCTGGGGTATGCTGCGCGTTACCCCGAGGCCTTTGTCAAGGCCCCTTTGAGTTTGCTGGCGTTGAACCCGCAAACGTTGGATGCGGCAACAGGGTTGGTTGTGGGGCTGGCGGTGGCGTGGCTGTATGCTCAGCGGAAACATCTGCCCTTCCGCCCCACGCTCGATGCGCTGGCCCCTGGTTTGGCGGTGATGGCACTTTTCGTGGGCGTGGCGCACGTGCTTAGCGGTGACGCTTATGGCATGCCAACCAGCCTGCCGTGGGGCGTGACCCTGTGGGGGGCCAGGCGACATCCCACCCAGGTGTACGAAGTGCTGCTGAGTGCGGGTGTTTTGGTGGCGATATGGCGGCTTTCGAGGCAAAGCCGCGGCGATGGCACGCTTTTTCTCGCTACGGCAGGGTTGCTGGCGGCCGTGCGCATGTTTGTGGAGGCCTTCCGGGGCGATAGTGTCACGATATGGGGCGGCGTGCGGGTGGCAGAGATTGTGGCGTGGTTGGTGTTGTTGGCGGCGTTGTGGCTTTACCCGCGCTGGCGGGCTTCGTATAGCCAGGAAGCCCTGCAGGAAGGCCATGCGTCCCAGCCCCGGCAACCTGCGCGCCGGCGGGGCCGCTCCGGCCGTCGCAACAAGGCGTGA
- the mtnP gene encoding S-methyl-5'-thioadenosine phosphorylase → MAPSKPILLGIIGGSGLYAMEGLEDVQEHTIDTPFGKPSAPIVVGTLEGQRVAFLARHGIGHHISPSEINYRANIYALKSLGVERIVSISACGSLREDYAPGHIVIPDQLFDFTRNRQRSFFGEGLVAHVSVPEPFCPDLSGHLAAAVEATGATLHRGGTYITIEGPRFSTKAESNIFRSWGMSLIGMTTAPEAFLAREAEMCYAVMAHVTDYDVWHVDEAPVTVDMVMETLRRNLRTAQEAIRNLVKRLPAERHCSCSTALADALITDPAVIPPETREKLRLLVEKYL, encoded by the coding sequence ATGGCACCATCCAAACCCATTCTCCTCGGCATCATCGGCGGCTCCGGCCTGTATGCCATGGAAGGGCTGGAAGACGTTCAGGAACACACGATCGACACCCCCTTTGGGAAACCCAGCGCGCCCATCGTGGTCGGCACGCTGGAAGGCCAGCGCGTGGCCTTCCTGGCACGGCATGGCATCGGCCACCACATTTCGCCTTCCGAAATCAACTATCGCGCCAACATCTACGCCCTCAAAAGCCTGGGCGTGGAACGCATCGTCAGCATCAGCGCGTGCGGCTCGCTGCGAGAAGACTATGCGCCGGGGCACATTGTCATTCCCGACCAGTTGTTCGATTTCACCCGCAACCGCCAACGCTCGTTCTTTGGCGAAGGGCTGGTCGCCCACGTCAGCGTGCCGGAGCCGTTTTGCCCCGACCTCTCCGGGCATCTGGCCGCGGCCGTGGAAGCCACAGGTGCCACGCTGCATCGCGGGGGCACCTACATCACCATCGAAGGGCCTCGCTTCTCCACCAAAGCCGAATCCAACATCTTCCGCTCGTGGGGCATGTCGCTCATCGGCATGACCACCGCGCCCGAGGCCTTCCTGGCGCGGGAAGCCGAAATGTGCTATGCCGTCATGGCCCATGTGACCGACTACGATGTGTGGCATGTGGACGAAGCCCCCGTCACGGTGGACATGGTGATGGAAACCCTGCGTCGCAACCTGCGTACTGCCCAAGAAGCCATCCGAAACCTGGTCAAGCGATTGCCCGCCGAGCGGCATTGCAGTTGCAGCACGGCGCTGGCTGACGCCCTCATCACCGACCCTGCCGTCATCCCGCCGGAAACGCGCGAAAAACTGCGTCTGCTGGTCGAAAAGTACCTCTAA
- a CDS encoding FHA domain-containing protein, whose amino-acid sequence MNSLAFFKGKGMDNTRSDRLQGYIQRLLETHADALWRYLPQAESIVQTLVKTLTSDAYLQRQPPLGPTQYVLGLPPSQSEAIRQNSHLLDTLALAIHKAGHDIGLRFPVLPRVLLENRPDLPPEGFTLEAQIWEPEALQAVPLDPEVNIPPQSAYLIINGSQVFSLERPLVHIGRRPDNDLVLDDPRISRLHAQLRANRGRFMLFDLNSTGGTLVNGKRITATILYPGDVITLAGATLVYGQRATRPLQERPYEAKRPHVVNLKTTVTLRRPLLDPETDGKP is encoded by the coding sequence ATGAACTCGCTCGCATTCTTCAAAGGCAAAGGCATGGACAATACCCGCTCCGACCGGCTGCAAGGCTACATTCAGCGCCTGCTGGAAACCCACGCGGACGCGCTTTGGCGGTACCTGCCTCAGGCAGAAAGCATCGTGCAAACGCTGGTCAAGACCCTCACCAGCGACGCTTACTTGCAACGCCAGCCGCCGCTGGGGCCTACCCAATATGTGCTGGGACTGCCCCCCAGCCAGAGCGAGGCCATCCGCCAAAACAGCCATCTCCTCGACACCCTTGCGCTCGCCATCCATAAAGCCGGGCACGACATCGGGCTGCGCTTTCCGGTGTTGCCACGCGTATTGCTGGAAAACCGCCCAGACCTGCCGCCCGAAGGCTTTACCCTGGAAGCCCAAATTTGGGAACCCGAAGCCCTGCAAGCCGTCCCGCTGGACCCAGAAGTCAACATTCCGCCCCAAAGCGCCTACCTCATCATCAACGGGAGCCAGGTGTTCTCGCTGGAACGCCCCTTGGTGCACATTGGACGCCGCCCCGACAACGACCTGGTGCTGGACGACCCGCGCATCTCCCGCTTGCACGCGCAACTGCGCGCCAACCGGGGGCGGTTCATGCTCTTCGACCTCAACTCCACCGGCGGCACCTTAGTCAACGGCAAACGCATTACCGCCACCATTCTCTACCCCGGCGATGTCATTACGCTGGCGGGCGCAACGCTGGTTTACGGCCAGCGCGCCACCCGCCCTTTGCAGGAACGCCCCTACGAAGCCAAGCGGCCGCATGTGGTTAACCTCAAAACCACAGTGACCTTGCGCCGCCCCCTCCTCGACCCTGAAACCGACGGGAAACCCTGA
- a CDS encoding deoxyguanosinetriphosphate triphosphohydrolase — MLFTREQLEALEAQALAPYACKSSETKGRAYPEDESEYRTVFQRDRDRILHTTAFRRLEYKTQVFINYEGDYYRTRLTHTLEVTQVGRTIARALGANEDLTEAICLAHDLGHPPFGHAGEVTLNRLMKDHGGFDHNKQSLRIVTKLENRYPAFPGLNLTWEVREGIVKHETEYDVSDASEYDPELRGHLEAQIANAADELAYTAHDLDDGLRSGMITPYMLDGLELWEVLKESIGWHHGELDELTRHRIIRRLIGLEVTDVVYTTAQKLRESGVKSRLELQQLPYNVIGFSEVMTRRNRELKDFLYNNLYRHHRVVRMAVKAERILTDLFQAYTAEPHTLPRHIQQWIEARGLERAVCDYIAGMTDRYAIEEHRKMFDPNTRP; from the coding sequence ATGTTGTTCACCCGTGAGCAGTTGGAAGCGCTCGAAGCGCAGGCGCTGGCCCCTTACGCCTGCAAAAGCAGTGAGACGAAAGGCCGCGCTTACCCCGAAGACGAATCGGAATATCGCACGGTCTTCCAGCGCGATCGCGACCGCATTTTGCATACCACCGCGTTCCGTCGGCTGGAATACAAAACGCAGGTTTTCATCAACTACGAGGGCGATTATTACCGCACGCGCCTGACCCACACGTTGGAAGTCACCCAGGTGGGGCGGACGATTGCGCGGGCGTTGGGCGCGAACGAAGACCTGACCGAAGCCATTTGCCTGGCGCACGATTTGGGCCACCCGCCTTTTGGGCATGCGGGCGAGGTGACGCTCAACCGCTTGATGAAAGACCACGGCGGCTTTGACCACAACAAGCAATCGCTGCGCATCGTCACGAAGCTTGAAAACCGCTATCCCGCTTTCCCCGGCCTGAACCTGACCTGGGAGGTACGGGAAGGTATCGTCAAGCACGAAACCGAGTACGATGTTTCGGATGCCAGCGAATATGACCCTGAACTGCGAGGGCATCTGGAAGCGCAAATTGCCAATGCCGCCGATGAATTGGCCTATACCGCCCACGATCTCGACGATGGCCTGCGTTCTGGTATGATCACCCCCTACATGCTGGATGGGCTGGAGTTGTGGGAGGTTCTGAAAGAAAGCATTGGCTGGCACCATGGCGAACTGGATGAACTCACCCGCCACCGCATCATCCGCCGCTTGATTGGCCTGGAAGTGACCGACGTGGTTTACACCACGGCACAGAAACTTCGCGAAAGCGGTGTCAAATCGCGGCTGGAACTTCAGCAGTTGCCTTACAATGTGATTGGCTTCAGCGAGGTGATGACACGCCGCAATCGCGAACTCAAAGATTTCCTCTATAACAATCTCTATCGTCACCATCGGGTGGTGCGCATGGCGGTAAAGGCCGAGCGTATTCTGACCGACTTGTTCCAGGCCTATACGGCCGAGCCACATACGCTACCGCGCCATATTCAGCAGTGGATTGAAGCACGCGGGCTGGAACGTGCCGTTTGCGATTACATTGCGGGGATGACCGATCGCTATGCCATTGAAGAGCATCGCAAAATGTTCGACCCCAACACCCGGCCCTGA
- a CDS encoding mannose-1-phosphate guanylyltransferase, with amino-acid sequence MSLPDNGGVMQPHYHAVIMAGGSGTRLWPLSRRQHPKHLLALLESSTLFQSTVARLQGAFPVERVWVVTVREQAQALQAQAPAIPPQNYLPEPAPRGTASVVGLAAVALRYRDPEAVMAVLPSDHYIRHVALFHRLLGAAYLLAQEGFLVTLGITPTYPATGYGYIQRGEALGIYNDLKAYRVRRFKEKPDQATARQMLAEGGHSWNSGMFVWRADAILAEIRRQMPDLAAALDEIAAAWGTPQQEAVLTRIWPGLRTETVDYGVMEGAEQVAVIPAQGLGWSDVGSWESLFDILPADADGNILRGGEHISIDARDNLVFVQNGQHRKLVAVLGVENVVVVDTEDALLVCSRDQSQRVKEIVQQLKAEGKNEYL; translated from the coding sequence ATGTCATTGCCCGATAACGGAGGCGTTATGCAACCCCATTACCACGCCGTCATCATGGCCGGCGGCAGCGGCACCCGGCTGTGGCCGCTTTCCCGCCGCCAGCACCCCAAACACCTCCTCGCTCTGCTGGAATCGAGCACGCTTTTCCAGAGCACCGTCGCTCGCCTGCAAGGGGCCTTCCCCGTCGAGCGGGTATGGGTCGTGACCGTGCGCGAGCAGGCACAAGCCCTGCAAGCCCAGGCCCCGGCCATCCCCCCGCAGAATTACCTGCCGGAACCCGCGCCGCGCGGCACCGCCTCGGTGGTGGGCCTGGCCGCGGTGGCCCTGCGCTATCGCGACCCCGAAGCCGTTATGGCCGTGCTGCCTTCCGACCACTACATTCGCCATGTAGCCCTCTTCCATCGGCTGCTGGGAGCCGCCTACCTCCTGGCCCAGGAAGGCTTCCTGGTCACGCTGGGCATCACCCCAACCTACCCCGCCACGGGCTACGGCTACATTCAGCGGGGCGAAGCGTTGGGCATTTACAACGACCTGAAGGCCTATCGCGTGCGCCGCTTCAAGGAAAAGCCCGACCAGGCCACCGCCCGACAAATGCTGGCCGAGGGCGGGCATTCGTGGAATTCCGGCATGTTCGTATGGCGCGCCGATGCCATCCTTGCAGAAATCCGCCGCCAGATGCCCGACCTGGCCGCCGCGCTGGACGAAATCGCCGCGGCCTGGGGCACGCCTCAACAGGAAGCCGTGCTGACACGCATCTGGCCCGGCCTGCGCACCGAAACCGTCGACTACGGCGTGATGGAAGGCGCCGAACAGGTCGCCGTCATTCCCGCCCAGGGGCTGGGCTGGAGCGACGTGGGCAGTTGGGAATCGCTTTTCGACATCCTCCCCGCCGACGCCGACGGCAACATCCTGCGTGGCGGCGAGCACATCAGCATCGACGCCCGCGATAACCTGGTGTTCGTACAAAACGGCCAGCACCGCAAACTGGTGGCCGTGCTGGGGGTGGAAAACGTCGTGGTCGTAGATACGGAAGATGCGCTGCTGGTGTGTTCCCGCGACCAATCGCAGCGCGTAAAAGAAATTGTGCAACAGTTGAAGGCAGAAGGGAAAAACGAGTATTTGTAG
- the topA gene encoding type I DNA topoisomerase, translating into MKDPKPVFTASGTPATEGVCPVCGTKMFRMGRTPAHEGLTPPPASQRKRKKKKSVKRKGKLVIVESPAKARTVGRFLGKGYTVKASVGHVRDLLRSQLSVDVENDFKPKYRVPNEKRKVVKELKALAERAEEIYLATDPDREGEAIAWHLMEATGMEPERTKRVVFHEITKPAIEEAFSHPRGLNMALVDAQQARRVLDRLVGYTLSPILWRKVRGRLSAGRVQSVALRMVVEREREIENFTPEEYWTIDAEFLPEGLKKSFTARLSKIDGKDPVLPNEAETQAIVTDMQTAAYTVTTVKRGQRKRRPSAPFTTSTMQQEASRRLGFTARRTMAVAQQLYEGVDVGNGGSTGLITYMRTDSTNISPVAQKEARAYIGERFGKEFVPAKPPFYRTRAQRAQEAHEAIRPTSVLRTPEKVKQYLSRDQYRLYRLIWQRFVASQMEAAVYDTLSVQIEGKSNSHTYRLRASGSSVRFPGFLVLYEEARDEDSKEETNIAIPKEITEGQALKLLKLTPEQHFTQPPPRYTEATLVRTLEENGIGRPSTYAPILSTLQQRGYVKRENKRLVPTETGKLVNDLLVEHFPDVMDVGFTAQMEEKLDQVAAGKTEWVDVVREFYLPFSKEVEAAEKAIPEMKQEPEPIGRKCPKCGNELVIRWGRYGKFIGCSNFPECRYTEPWLEKIGVKCPKCGGDIVERRTRRGRVFYGCANYPECDFTSWKRPLPTPCPACGGLLVVANKSTAQCTACGANFPLDEVTPSEKPEEKESAQPA; encoded by the coding sequence ATGAAAGACCCCAAGCCGGTGTTTACCGCTTCAGGCACACCGGCCACCGAAGGCGTGTGCCCGGTTTGCGGCACCAAAATGTTCCGCATGGGGCGCACACCGGCCCATGAAGGTCTCACCCCGCCCCCTGCCAGCCAGCGCAAGCGCAAAAAGAAAAAGAGCGTCAAGCGCAAGGGCAAACTGGTCATCGTCGAATCTCCCGCCAAAGCCCGCACCGTGGGGCGCTTTTTGGGCAAAGGCTACACCGTGAAAGCGTCGGTGGGGCACGTCCGTGACCTGTTGCGCTCCCAGCTCTCAGTGGACGTGGAAAACGACTTCAAGCCCAAATATCGCGTGCCCAATGAAAAGCGCAAAGTAGTCAAAGAACTCAAAGCCCTGGCCGAGCGCGCAGAGGAAATCTACCTCGCCACCGACCCCGACCGCGAAGGCGAGGCCATCGCGTGGCACCTGATGGAAGCCACCGGCATGGAGCCGGAACGTACCAAACGCGTGGTCTTTCACGAAATCACCAAACCGGCCATCGAAGAAGCCTTCAGCCATCCCCGCGGCCTCAACATGGCGCTGGTGGATGCCCAGCAAGCCCGTCGAGTGCTCGACCGGCTGGTGGGTTATACGCTGAGCCCCATTTTATGGCGCAAGGTGCGGGGGCGACTTTCCGCCGGGCGGGTGCAATCGGTCGCGTTGCGCATGGTGGTCGAGCGCGAGCGCGAAATTGAAAACTTCACCCCCGAAGAATACTGGACCATCGACGCGGAATTCCTGCCTGAAGGGCTGAAAAAAAGTTTCACCGCCCGCCTGAGCAAAATCGACGGCAAAGACCCCGTGCTGCCCAACGAAGCCGAAACCCAGGCCATCGTTACCGACATGCAAACCGCCGCCTACACCGTCACGACGGTCAAACGCGGGCAACGCAAACGCCGCCCCAGCGCCCCCTTCACCACCAGCACCATGCAACAGGAAGCCTCGCGGCGGCTCGGCTTCACCGCCCGCCGCACCATGGCCGTGGCGCAGCAGCTTTACGAAGGCGTCGACGTCGGCAACGGCGGCAGCACGGGCCTGATCACCTACATGCGCACCGATTCCACCAACATCTCGCCCGTGGCCCAAAAAGAGGCACGTGCTTACATCGGCGAGCGCTTTGGCAAAGAATTCGTGCCCGCCAAGCCGCCCTTCTACCGCACTCGCGCCCAGCGGGCCCAGGAAGCCCACGAAGCCATCCGCCCTACGTCGGTGCTGCGCACCCCCGAAAAGGTCAAACAGTACCTCAGCCGTGACCAATACCGCCTCTATCGCCTGATTTGGCAGCGGTTCGTGGCTTCCCAAATGGAAGCCGCGGTGTACGACACGCTTTCGGTGCAAATCGAGGGCAAAAGCAATTCCCACACCTATCGCCTGCGGGCTTCCGGCTCGTCGGTGCGCTTTCCCGGCTTCCTGGTGCTTTACGAAGAAGCCAGAGACGAGGATAGCAAAGAGGAAACCAACATCGCCATTCCGAAAGAAATTACGGAAGGGCAGGCGCTGAAACTCCTCAAACTCACGCCCGAACAACACTTCACCCAGCCGCCGCCCCGCTACACCGAGGCCACTCTGGTGCGCACCCTGGAAGAAAACGGCATTGGGCGGCCTTCCACTTACGCGCCGATCCTCTCCACGCTGCAACAGCGCGGGTACGTCAAACGGGAAAACAAACGCTTAGTGCCTACCGAAACCGGGAAACTGGTCAACGACCTGCTGGTGGAACACTTCCCCGACGTGATGGACGTGGGCTTCACCGCCCAAATGGAAGAAAAACTCGACCAAGTGGCAGCAGGCAAAACCGAATGGGTGGATGTGGTGCGCGAATTCTACCTGCCGTTTTCCAAAGAGGTGGAAGCCGCGGAAAAGGCCATTCCGGAAATGAAGCAAGAGCCCGAGCCGATTGGCCGTAAATGCCCGAAATGCGGCAATGAACTGGTCATCCGCTGGGGACGCTACGGCAAATTCATCGGCTGCTCCAACTTCCCCGAATGCCGCTACACCGAGCCGTGGCTGGAAAAAATCGGCGTGAAGTGCCCCAAATGCGGTGGTGACATCGTGGAACGGCGCACCCGCCGCGGGCGCGTTTTCTATGGCTGTGCCAACTACCCCGAATGCGACTTCACCTCGTGGAAACGCCCCCTGCCGACCCCTTGCCCGGCATGCGGTGGCCTGTTGGTAGTGGCAAACAAATCCACCGCCCAATGTACCGCCTGTGGGGCGAATTTTCCCCTCGACGAAGTGACGCCCAGCGAGAAACCGGAAGAAAAAGAGAGCGCCCAACCGGCCTGA
- the dprA gene encoding DNA-protecting protein DprA, whose protein sequence is MLNAASAGRGVLRKKFTRIRVAAVELEERLAWIGLSMVKGIGPVRFRRLVNHFGNARAALEATPAALEAAGLPPTVTRALLHLRHNLDLPRLWERWRQQDIDVLIWEDAAYPHRLKQTEHAPPVLYVRGRLTPEDDWAIAVVGTRKMSAYGRQVAEEVAGLLASHGVTVVSGLARGIDGAAHRSALRHNGRTVAVLGSGVDTIYPPEHRHLAAQIVAHGALLSEYPPGTRAEALNFPPRNRIIAGLSIATVVVEAGRKSGALITAAFAADQGRDVFAVPGSIYAEQSRGTNWLLAQGARPLTAAEDVLEALDLGLLPQRQSARRTLPTTPEEERLLATLGNTPLHVDEISAQLGLPVSEVTATLTLMELKGLVQAVGGMQYVIAR, encoded by the coding sequence ATGCTCAACGCCGCTTCGGCTGGGAGAGGTGTATTAAGGAAGAAGTTCACTCGCATAAGGGTAGCAGCGGTGGAACTCGAAGAACGCCTCGCGTGGATTGGGCTCAGCATGGTCAAAGGCATTGGGCCGGTGCGCTTTCGCCGCCTGGTGAACCATTTTGGCAACGCCCGCGCCGCCCTGGAAGCCACCCCCGCCGCGCTGGAAGCCGCGGGGTTGCCCCCGACCGTCACCCGCGCCCTGCTCCATCTGCGGCATAACCTCGACCTCCCTCGCCTGTGGGAAAGATGGCGTCAGCAAGACATTGACGTGCTCATCTGGGAAGACGCCGCCTACCCCCACCGGCTGAAACAAACCGAACACGCGCCGCCGGTGCTGTATGTGCGAGGACGCCTCACGCCCGAAGACGACTGGGCCATCGCCGTGGTGGGCACCCGCAAAATGAGCGCTTATGGGCGGCAGGTCGCCGAAGAAGTGGCAGGGCTTCTGGCCTCACACGGGGTGACGGTAGTGAGCGGGCTGGCCCGCGGCATTGACGGCGCAGCCCACCGCAGCGCCCTGCGGCACAACGGTCGCACCGTGGCCGTGCTTGGAAGCGGCGTCGACACCATTTACCCGCCGGAGCACCGCCATCTGGCAGCCCAAATCGTTGCCCACGGCGCGCTGCTGAGCGAATATCCGCCGGGCACGCGCGCCGAAGCCCTCAACTTCCCGCCCCGCAACCGCATCATCGCGGGGCTGAGCATCGCCACCGTGGTGGTGGAAGCCGGACGCAAGAGCGGGGCACTCATCACCGCAGCCTTTGCAGCCGACCAGGGGCGCGACGTTTTCGCCGTGCCGGGCAGCATTTACGCCGAGCAAAGCCGGGGCACCAACTGGCTGCTGGCACAAGGGGCGCGGCCGCTTACCGCCGCCGAAGACGTCCTGGAAGCCCTTGACCTCGGCCTGCTCCCCCAACGGCAATCGGCGCGCCGCACCTTACCCACCACGCCCGAAGAAGAGCGCCTGTTAGCCACCCTCGGCAACACGCCCCTCCATGTGGACGAGATTAGCGCCCAATTGGGGTTGCCGGTAAGCGAGGTCACGGCAACCCTCACCCTCATGGAACTCAAAGGGCTGGTGCAAGCCGTCGGTGGGATGCAATATGTCATTGCCCGATAA
- a CDS encoding pyridoxamine 5'-phosphate oxidase family protein encodes MFMPKFVKTERNRIRRRPDRGRYDKATIYKIIDEAMFCHIGFVQGGRPFVIPALHARRGDELLIHGAPASRLLKHIQAGHEVSISMAILDAIVVAKTAFNQSVNYRSVVLFGKGRLIDDEQEKLEALQYFTDRLIPGQWDYIRKPTPAELNATAIVTVAIEEASAKIRKAPPGDDGEDRDLPLWAGLLPVRQVIEFPTKADYTDANIPVPDHILQKVTSK; translated from the coding sequence ATGTTCATGCCAAAATTTGTCAAAACAGAGCGAAACCGCATCAGGCGCCGCCCTGACCGCGGGCGCTACGACAAAGCCACGATTTACAAAATCATCGATGAAGCCATGTTCTGCCATATCGGCTTTGTGCAAGGCGGGCGGCCCTTCGTCATTCCCGCACTCCACGCCCGCCGCGGGGATGAACTTCTGATTCACGGCGCGCCGGCAAGTCGCCTGCTCAAACACATCCAGGCAGGTCATGAGGTCAGCATCAGCATGGCGATCCTCGACGCCATCGTTGTGGCGAAAACCGCCTTCAACCAATCGGTCAACTACCGCTCGGTGGTTTTGTTTGGCAAAGGCCGGCTGATAGATGACGAGCAAGAGAAACTGGAAGCCCTGCAATATTTCACCGACCGGCTGATTCCCGGACAATGGGATTACATTCGCAAACCCACCCCGGCTGAACTCAACGCCACGGCCATTGTAACTGTTGCCATCGAGGAAGCCTCGGCCAAAATCAGAAAAGCCCCGCCCGGCGACGATGGCGAAGACCGCGACCTGCCCCTCTGGGCAGGCCTGTTGCCGGTCAGGCAGGTGATCGAATTCCCCACCAAAGCAGATTACACCGACGCGAACATTCCCGTGCCTGACCACATCCTGCAGAAAGTCACCTCGAAATAG
- a CDS encoding TlpA family protein disulfide reductase — MVLNLQARTYHLILAVVAILGAGWIWLTRAPVESVHGGPPPAPREGFAAPDFTLSTLDGQRVSLHDLRGDVVLLNFWATWCAPCKAEMPALQRVYADEKGRGLRVLAVTVETNTATVGNFVQHYGLDFTVLLDGGAQVSRLYQVQGTPTTFFIDRQGVIRSVVVGGPMSEGLIRSKVEDLLREEAP, encoded by the coding sequence TTGGTGCTGAATCTTCAAGCGCGAACCTACCATCTGATTTTGGCAGTGGTTGCCATTTTGGGCGCGGGGTGGATCTGGTTGACCCGCGCGCCGGTGGAAAGCGTGCACGGTGGCCCGCCGCCCGCCCCGCGGGAAGGCTTTGCTGCCCCTGATTTTACGCTGTCCACGCTGGATGGGCAGCGCGTGAGCCTGCACGATTTGCGGGGCGACGTGGTGCTGTTGAACTTTTGGGCCACATGGTGCGCCCCTTGCAAGGCCGAGATGCCCGCTTTGCAGCGGGTGTATGCCGATGAAAAAGGGCGTGGCTTGCGCGTGCTCGCTGTGACGGTGGAAACCAACACGGCCACGGTCGGCAACTTCGTCCAGCACTATGGCCTGGATTTTACGGTCTTGTTGGATGGGGGAGCGCAGGTGAGCCGCTTGTATCAGGTGCAGGGCACGCCGACGACGTTTTTCATCGACCGCCAGGGTGTGATCCGCTCGGTGGTGGTGGGAGGCCCCATGAGCGAAGGGCTGATCCGTTCTAAGGTGGAAGACCTGCTGCGCGAGGAGGCGCCCTGA
- the greA gene encoding transcription elongation factor GreA, translating to MNDRQHYLTPEGAQRLREELEFLKTTKRTELAKRLREAIQMGDLSENADYIAAKEEQGFLEGRIQEIEALLRQAIIIEDNGHKDVVDMGAKVTIQEGNEPPETYHIVGPAEANPRDGKISHESPIGRALLGKKVGDEVVVKTPGGEIRFKVLEIAY from the coding sequence ATGAACGACCGGCAACATTACCTGACCCCGGAAGGCGCTCAGCGCCTGCGGGAGGAACTGGAATTCCTCAAGACCACCAAACGCACCGAACTGGCAAAGCGTTTGCGGGAAGCCATTCAAATGGGCGACCTTTCCGAGAATGCGGATTACATTGCCGCGAAAGAGGAGCAGGGCTTCCTGGAAGGCCGCATTCAGGAAATCGAGGCTTTGCTGCGGCAGGCCATCATCATTGAAGACAACGGCCACAAAGACGTGGTCGATATGGGTGCCAAAGTGACCATTCAGGAAGGCAACGAGCCGCCGGAAACTTACCACATCGTCGGCCCGGCGGAGGCCAACCCGCGCGACGGGAAGATCTCCCACGAATCGCCGATTGGCCGCGCCCTGTTAGGGAAAAAAGTGGGCGATGAGGTGGTCGTCAAAACCCCCGGGGGCGAAATCCGCTTCAAGGTTCTGGAAATTGCCTATTGA